TCGAAAAATGTATTAGGCACTTCCTCGCATCAGAGACAGTACATCAAATGCTAATTGCTAGTGGGCATGTGACTTGGCAATTGACAAGGGCTCCACCAACATGCATGTCAATAACTTCATGCATCTGAGTAATAATTAATAATTTCTAAAATACGTTAAACTTGTGTCCATGCATATCACAGACAAGGATCTCATCATCATGCATATCAATAATACCCATTTTGCCAATGAGATCATGGGATACATGGTACATTGTGTTAGTACAATGAAAAATCCAGGAATTTGAGTGTGGCTTTCTTTGATTTTGAACAAGACTACTATTTTCCTTGGAATAAGTACAATGAATTTCCTTGGAATTGCTGCTTACCCaacaaattttaaatttctgaatCACTAATTGTTTTTTTAAATATTCTTTGGAATTGAGATTACCAAAACTTGCACAATTAAAATTACATGAAGTTTTCTTAAGATAAATGACACCAGGGACTTGCACAATTAAAGTTACATGAATTTTTTTATGGAATTCTCAAATATCCATGCCAAGTGTTAAGTTTAGAAATTTTATGAATTTTCATGGAAATCAATTATCTCAAAAGGTAGCACTCTAACAATTACCCTAAAAGTTTCTCACATACAAAATTACATTAAGAGATCACATTCCCATTATTATAGTGAAACCACTGTATTTGTGTCGTAGTTCAGACAACAGATGTCACCCCTACAACCCAAAAACAAGGTTAAAAAATTCACAAAAGACTGTAGAAAAATCACGTTGTGTAATGTAACTAGAGCGTGTAGAAGCGTATTAACTAGCTGCATGTATCATTCATTCCAGTCGCATTAACTAGCCATGTGCATGTATTATGCAATAATGCAGTGTATTATGGCAGGAGTAGTTACATGTCTGCACTACAAAAGTGGACTTGATTGTTGCCATCTGATAGTAATGAATAGCGGTACCAATTTCGATTGATGGCGCACCCAGAGCCAAACATCCTCATCCGTTCATGGGGCTATTAAATTGATGTTGTCGATTGCCATGTGCCTTCAATAcataatattttgatgatatattCATTGGGCTATTTTTTGTAGGTTGAAATTTTGGCATACTATCTTCATTTATATCCAGGTAAGGATAAAATTGTAAATTCGGATAACGTGGTTTTATTCACAATTTCATGGTTAaaatttagcaattaagcaaatAGTTTGACAATTAAAAGGAGAGCTGGATGTCCGTATGATAATTAGAAAAGTTGGTGATACTACCATGAAAACTTATGTGGTTCGTTTTCCTATATTCAATAAGGTGATAGTAGATTTTGACTGTACATGGATAGTTGGAGTATCCTTTATACTTTGACTACATTGTTGATCTATGCAGATGTAGTTCGAAAGGATTGCGCTCAATCACATCAGTTGGAGCGTAATCAGATTTGCTATTTCTGCAGTTTGGTTTTGCTGATTTTATTAAGGGCCCATAGAAAATATTGAAATATATAGGTCGATAATATAAAAGTCTATCTAAGAACCCCTGTCATTTGTGATGTCAAATTCTCTCCGTTCAAATTCTTGGCTTATAATTGATTACTCACCTGATCATTATCCTTAATCATTTCAATTATGACCCGCAAAAAAATTATGacacaactaattttagatcatcTTACTTATTTTACCTTAGAATAATTTTAAAGTTGCTTCCATCTTTACAACATGTAATAATAATATCATCAAAGACAAAGTGTTATTCTATATTTAAATGTAAAATACACATATAGCAATTGATACAAACATAAATCAAGGAAAAACTTGAGCCACCATGCCTCTTATTTAGTTCTTTTAGGGAGCCTCCTCTTTACTCACCGTGGCTCTTCTGATGCAAGGAAATCATGCCAGCCACTACCGCGAGAGCTCGATCCTGCGGCCCACCCGGCGCCGAAGCAATCTTGGCCTCATCCCGGAGGTGACCGGCCTTTTTCCGCGCCGCCGCGCCCTTCTCCCCTTCCATAAGCTCTCTGACCagcgccgccacctcctcccgCGGGACAACCGCTCTGTCCTTACCGAGGGGAGGCCTCTCCCACAAAGCCAGGCCCACCCGATCCGACGACATCATCACTGCGTTCATCCTCTGCTCGGCGTACAGCGGCCACACCACCATCGGCACGCCCGCCGCCACGGTCTCCAGCGTGGAGTTCCATCCGCCATGAGACATGAACCCTCCCACGGCGACGTGGTTAAGGATCTCCACCTGCGGCGCCCACAGTGGCACAAGGAGCCCTGTACCGTTCATCCTCTCGACGAACCCGTCGGGCAGATAGCTCAGCGGGTCGGCATCAGTAGCTGCAGTGCCCAGGTAGGCCGCGCTGCTGTCCTTTTCGttggggtggtgcaccacccagAGGAACCTCTGCCCACTCGCCTCCAGCCCAGCCGCCAGCTCGGCCGTCTGCGCCGTGGACAGCGTGCCGCCGCTGCCAAAGGACACGTACAAGACCGAGCCATCCGGCTGGTTGTCCAGCCACCGTAAGCAGCTGTGCTTGACCTCGTCGGAGTCGGGGCACCGCCGCCGGGTGAATGGACCCACAACATACGCCGGCGGGTACACGCCCTTGTCAGAAAGCTCTTTGAACGCCAGCAGCGTCTCGTGCTCCAACGCGTCCATGGTGTTGACGATGAAACCTTCCGCGAGGAGGTAGTTGCGCCCGAGGTCGATCATGAGCTGGTACACTGGGTCGGAGCGGTTCTGGAGGGGCTCTAGGAGATCGGCGCCGTGTAGAGGCACACACCCCGGGAGCAGCACGGGCTCCGGGAGGTCGCGACACTCGCAGGTGGTGGTCCTGGCGAGCTCCGGGATGTAGAGAAACGATAACAGCGACATGAGGTTGGAGGTGTAGAGGACGTACCCAGGCAGACCCATCTCCTTGCCGACGGCGAGCGCCGCGGGGCAGAGCATGTCGGTGATGAAGGCAGTGATCCCGGCCGGGGAGTCGAGGAGGGAGCGTAGTAGGTCGCGTAGCTGTGGCAAGGCACGGCTGATGACGGTGAGGATGCGAGTCACCAAGTGCG
This sequence is a window from Aegilops tauschii subsp. strangulata cultivar AL8/78 chromosome 7, Aet v6.0, whole genome shotgun sequence. Protein-coding genes within it:
- the LOC109736910 gene encoding hydroquinone glucosyltransferase — translated: MAQAPHVVILTSSGLGHVLPASELAKRLAVHHGFTVTIITYASLSSPGHSSPLASLPPGVSVAALPEVSIDDLPADAHLVTRILTVISRALPQLRDLLRSLLDSPAGITAFITDMLCPAALAVGKEMGLPGYVLYTSNLMSLLSFLYIPELARTTTCECRDLPEPVLLPGCVPLHGADLLEPLQNRSDPVYQLMIDLGRNYLLAEGFIVNTMDALEHETLLAFKELSDKGVYPPAYVVGPFTRRRCPDSDEVKHSCLRWLDNQPDGSVLYVSFGSGGTLSTAQTAELAAGLEASGQRFLWVVHHPNEKDSSAAYLGTAATDADPLSYLPDGFVERMNGTGLLVPLWAPQVEILNHVAVGGFMSHGGWNSTLETVAAGVPMVVWPLYAEQRMNAVMMSSDRVGLALWERPPLGKDRAVVPREEVAALVRELMEGEKGAAARKKAGHLRDEAKIASAPGGPQDRALAVVAGMISLHQKSHGE